The Burkholderia latens genome segment CGCGGCGAACGTCGCCGCCGAAATCGAGTCCGCACAGAGCCAGCTCGTCGTGTCGGAACTCGTGCTGCGCGCGGCGACGCGCCTGTTCGATGCGCTCGGCGCGTCCGCGACGCGCAGCACCACCGCGCTCGATCGTCACTGGCGCAACGCGCGCACGGTGTCGTCGCACAATCCGCTCGTCTATAAGGCGCGGATCGTCGGCGACTGGGTCATCAACGGACGCACACCGCCATTCGTGTGGCGCGTCGGCAATGGCACCGCTGCCGATTCCGACGCCACGGCGACGGAGGCTGCGCGATGAGCAAGACCATTCGCTTCAACGCGTTCGAGATGAACTGCGTCGGCCACCAGTCGCCCGGCCTGTGGGCGCATCCGCGCGACCGTTCGTGGCAGTACAAGGATCTCGATTACTGGACCGACCTCGCGCGCGTGCTCGAGCGCGGAATCTTCGACGCGATCTTCATCGCGGACGTGATCGGCTACTACGACGTGTACAAGGGCAGCAACTATCACGCGCTGCACCAGGCCGCGCAGATCCCGGTCAACGATCCGCTGCAGCTCGCCGCGCCGATCGCGATGGCGACCGAGCATCTCGGGATCGGCATCACCGCGTCGACGACGTTCGAGCATCCGTACACGTTCGCGCGCCGGCTGTCGACCGCCGACCATCACACGAAGGGCCGGCTCGCATGGAATATCGTCACGTCATATCTGGAAAGCGGCGCGAAGAATGTCGGCGACCGCGGCTTGCGCACGCACGACGACCGCTACGCGGTGGCGGCCGAATACGTCGAGGTGCTGTACAAGCTGTTCGAGGGCAGCTGGGAAGACGGCGCGGTCGTGCGCGATCGCGACGGCCGCGTGTTCACGCATCCGGAGAAAGTGCACGAGATCGGCCACAACGGGCGCTTCTTCGACGTGCCCGGCTATCACCTGTGCGAGCCGTCGCCGCAGCGCACGCCGGTGCTGTTCCAGGCCGGCGCATCCGGGCCCGGCAAGGCGTTCGCCGCGCAGCACGCCGAATGCGTGTTCGTCGCCGCGCCGACGCGGGCGCAGCTCGCACGCTACGTCGCCGACGTGCGCGCGCAGGCGGTCGCCGCAGGCCGCGACCCGCACGACGTGCTGATCTACAACCTCGTCACGGTGATCGTCGACGAAACCGACGAGAAAGCGCACGCGAAGTTCGACGAGTACCGCCGCTACGTGTCGTACGACGGGTCGCTCGTTTTCATGTCCGGCTGGACCGGCATCGATTTCGGCCAGTACGCGCCGACCG includes the following:
- a CDS encoding LLM class flavin-dependent oxidoreductase: MSKTIRFNAFEMNCVGHQSPGLWAHPRDRSWQYKDLDYWTDLARVLERGIFDAIFIADVIGYYDVYKGSNYHALHQAAQIPVNDPLQLAAPIAMATEHLGIGITASTTFEHPYTFARRLSTADHHTKGRLAWNIVTSYLESGAKNVGDRGLRTHDDRYAVAAEYVEVLYKLFEGSWEDGAVVRDRDGRVFTHPEKVHEIGHNGRFFDVPGYHLCEPSPQRTPVLFQAGASGPGKAFAAQHAECVFVAAPTRAQLARYVADVRAQAVAAGRDPHDVLIYNLVTVIVDETDEKAHAKFDEYRRYVSYDGSLVFMSGWTGIDFGQYAPTDPVRRVETNAIVSAVEHLAGGDTAWTIEELAAWGGIGGMGPVFVGSAQTVADILQEWVAATDVDGFNLAYAVAHETFEDIVRYLVPELQRRGVYPTEYAPGTLREKLFGGSAKLPDTHPAARFRDIEQVKRDAQRVADYA